One Caretta caretta isolate rCarCar2 chromosome 6, rCarCar1.hap1, whole genome shotgun sequence genomic region harbors:
- the WDR89 gene encoding WD repeat-containing protein 89: MEKIEEQFGNLRIAKRCALNGDPTYLLDIDVSKSVEAESNHLVAVSCSNKSIKVYNRETLHLLREYSGHPGLLNGVRFAHTSENMLFSACSDGTIKCWDIRLATQETVQSFRGYPSNVFISFDINCSDLIVCAGTEKVEEDTFMVFWDARSNTNYACAAKEPLGTYSETHNDDITKICFHPIKPNLVVSGSTDGLVNVFDINKENEDDALIATCNSNSSVSFIGWSGKDYKQVYCMTHTEGFCWWDLTQIDTEEPMTLLQILDVREVVFIENSNLNYLIGGLYHEKADKLFVVGGTAMGNIHLINCGIDGLSLVGTLHGGHSATVRSFYWNMTDDSLLTGGEDAQLLLWKPGAVERSLVKKASMKIASSVQQQVRVHSTSLKCKKK; the protein is encoded by the coding sequence ATGGAGAAGATTGAAGAACAGTTTGGTAATCTGCGAATAGCAAAACGTTGTGCACTAAATGGAGACCCCACTTACTTACTGGATATAGATGTTTCAAAATCTGTCGAAGCGGAAAGCAACCACTTAGTTGCTGTTTCATGTTCCAATAAATCAATTAAAGTATATAATAGAGAAACGTTACACTTGCTAAGGGAGTATAGTGGCCATCCTGGGTTACTTAATGGAGTCAGATTTGCTCATACAAGTGAGAATATGTTGTTTTCAGCATGCAGTGATGGCACAATAAAATGTTGGGATATTCGCTTAGCTACTCAGGAAACTGTACAGTCATTCCGTGGTTATCCTTCGAATGTTTTCATCAGCTTTGATATTAATTGCAGTGATCTTATAGTTTGTGCTGGGACAGAAAAAGTTGAAGAGGACACATTCATGGTGTTTTGGGATGCAAGAAGTAATACAAACTATGCATGCGCAGCTAAAGAGCCCTTAGGAACCTATTCAGAGACTCACAATGATGATATCACTAAAATATGTTTCCATCCTATCAAACCCAATTTGGTAGTCTCTGGATCAACTGATGGATTGGTTAATGTGTTTGATATTAACaaggaaaatgaagatgatgctTTGATTGCAACTTGTAATTCGAATTCATCGGTAAGTTTTATTGGTTGGTCTGGGAAAGATTATAAACAGGTATATTGCATGACACACACGGAAGGATTTTGTTGGTGGGATCTTACTCAAATAGATACTGAGGAACCAATGACATTGTTGCAGATTCTGGATGTCAGAGAAGTAGTCTTCATTGAAAATAGTAACTTAAACTATCTGATAGGTGGCTTGTACCATGAAAAGGCAGACAAATTGTTTGTTGTTGGTGGAACAGCTATGGGGAACATTCACCTAATAAACTGTGGCATTGATGGACTGAGCCTTGTGGGCACCCTTCATGGAGGGCACTCTGCTACAGTTCGCTCATTCTACTGGAACATGACAGATGATTCTTTGTTGACTGGTGGAGAGGATGCACAGCTGTTGTTATGGAAACCTGGAGCTGTGGAAAGGTCCCTTGTAAAGAAGGCATCTATGAAAATTGCTTCCTCTGTTCAGCAGCAAGTGAGAGTTCACAGCACCTCTCTCAAATGcaagaaaaagtaa